Below is a genomic region from Brassica oleracea var. oleracea cultivar TO1000 chromosome C9, BOL, whole genome shotgun sequence.
TCGACGGATCTTCATCTAAGCAAGGATCGGGCATCGGAATTTGCCTCACGTCACCGATCAATGAAATCCTAGAACAATCGTTTAGGCTAGAATTCCACGCGTCCAACAACAAGGCCGAATACGAAGCACTCATTGTAGGGCTACGATTGGCTCACAGATTGAAGATACACAACATCCACGCCAACTGTGATTCTCAGCTAGTCGCAAGTCAATATAGCGGAGAATACGAACCAATGGATGAAAGAATGGATGCATATCTCAAACTGGTCCGAAACCTAGCTCACGATTTCGACTGTTTCGCTCTCACGCGAATTCCCCGCTCCGAAAACGTCCAAGCCGATGCTCTCGTGGCCCTGGCGTCAAGTTCGGACCAAGGTCTTAAGAGAGTAATTCTGTTTGAATTCATCGAATACCTGAGTATCGGACCACCAGTCGTTATCAACCTCATCGGGGATCAAGACGACGATGTAGAGGAGATCGCGCAACAGCCAGAAGAGAGATCGGAACAATCCGACTACGGCTGTGATACGCCATAGCTAGAAACGATTCGAGCCAAAATCATCAACGGAATATTACCCCCCCAAAAAATGGGCAGCCCGCAAAATCCGAACCCAAGCCGCGCGTTACGTGATGGTCGACGGGAAAATTTACAAGTGGAAATTTTCCGGACCGCTCATGACGTGTTTGGAAGGAGAAAAGTCGAGAAAAGTAATGGAAGAAGTCCATTACGGATTCTGCGGAAACCATTCCGGTGGAAGGTCACTCGCAGTGAAAATCAAACGCAACGGATACTACTGGCCAACGATGATTGGAGATTGAGAGAAAGTCGCACGAAAATGCGAAAAAGGCCAAAGGCATGCTCCGACCATCTGACAACCAGCAGAAGTTCTTTCTTCCATCACATCGCCATACCCTTTTATGCGCTGGACCATGGACATCGTCGGACCCCTTCACAATTCAAAGCAAAAGCGTTTTTTCATAGTCCTCACTGATTTCTTCTCAAAGTGGATGGAGGCAGAATCATACGCAAGTATCAAAGATGTCCAGGTCAAAAATTTCGTATGGAAAAACATTATCTGTAAAGATGGAGTTCCTTACGAGATCGTGACTGACAACGGATCACAGTTCTTCTCCACCCAGTTCGAAGCATTCTGCGAAAAATGGAAGATACGATTAAACAAATCAACTCTCTGATATCCACAATGCAACGGTCAAGCCGAGACAATCAATAAGACCGTTCTAGACAGACTTAAGAAATGCCTAGACGCTAAAAAAGGCAGGTGGGCGGAGGAACTTGAGGGAGTCCTCTGGTCACATCGCACGACCCCAAGACGAGCAACGGGAGAAACGCCTTTCGCCCTCGTATACGGGACAGGATGCATGATTCCTGCGGAAGTCGAATTTCCCGGTGTTCGGAGAAGATTACTGCCTGAACGAGAAGAGCTCAACAACGCCATGCTCCTAGACAATCTCGACCTCATCGACGAAAACCGGGATCGAGCGCTCGTCCGAATTCAAAATTATCAACACGCAGCCGCAAAATACTGTAACTCCAACGTTCGAAATCACCGATTCAACGAAGGAGACTTAGTTCTGCGCAAAGTCTTCCAAAACACCGCTGAGCGAAACGCGGGAAAACTAGGAGCAAACTGGGAAGGACCCTACAAGATCATAAAAGTCGTTCGACCAGGTTCCTACGAGATTGCCAACATGCAAGGCGTAAAAATTCAAAGAACTTGGAATGCAATGCATCTCAAAAAATACTATTACTAAACAAATCACTTCGCAACCACTGAACTACGGGACGGCTTGATCTCCGAAAGGGGTACGTAGGCAGTTTGTCGAACTGGTGAATTTGCGAGTTCTTTTAGGACTCGAATATAGTTTGTGGATCAAAGATGATCGTGCGGTGTTGTAATATTGTTGCGTTGGAAAAGTTTCAAAAATATCGAGTGCTATGTAAGATGTTTTGAACTTGGGAGTATACGAGTATACGTACCCTCTCTCTAAAAAAGGGGGGGAGCGGGTACGTATACTCGTATACTCCCAAGTTCTAAACATCTTACATAACACTCGATATTTTTAAAACTTTTCCAACGCAACAATATTACAACACCGCACGATCATCTTTGATCCACAAACTATATTTGAGTCCAAAAAGAACTCTCAAATTCACCAGTTACTAGAGAAAAATCAACCTTTGGCATTGCGAGACGTCGCAAAAACGCCTAAGAAACTATTTCCCGCCAGACATCGCGTAAACAAAATCCTGGGCTCAATAATGAAAAAAAGGAACTATCATACGCATTAGCATCTTCTCAAACACATACTCTTCGCGAAGATCCAAACGGTAGAGTCTACCACCAAGTTCGTTGCTGAGCACATCGAACTCCCAACGTCCTAAGCAGACTAAGTCATCTCACAAAGATGACTCTTATACATCCGACACAAGGATAATAGCGCTATAAAAGAAATCCGAAATTTTGGTCAGTACTTCCAGGAGCCTTAAAAATTGTCCTTGGAGAGTTGCTCGATTCCAACCAGACAAGTCATATAAGCCAAAAACCTATCGCGGACTTTAAATTGGTATGGAATCAGATCGAAACTGTAATGGGATACGTAAGTCGAATTAGTGATCGCACCCCTTAAAGCCAGAAGTAAACCTAGGTCTTTCCCTAAACCCATCATACAGGTCTTTAACATCTCAAGGTATGATATCAAAAGATACGTGATCCTAAAGCATGCCTCTATGCTTATATTCAACGTCCTCATAAATCCCACGAAGTTAGGATTTTGCGGAAAATTCTCGAAACGGACCACGAATATAGCATTCCACTTGGGAGAAAGACATGAGATGACAACTCATCAGCTTCCTTCTGCACCATCCACTTACTCATATAAATGCAAACTGAATATCCATTCATAAAAAGCCGCAATGCGGCGGGGATTCAAAGGCACAAGCCGCCAGTCCCAAATCATAAACACAGCATTCAAGGCCGGAGCAAGTACTAATTCATAACATAAAGAAAATCTCTCAACCGAGATCGTAACCTTGATCGTCATCTGGATTCTAAACCTCCCCTTCACCCATCGCCTCGTCCAAGCGCGGGACCGCACCGCCTCTGTGCTCCCCGACAACAGGATCTTGCCCCTCTGGGTCTTCTGAACAAGTCGGAAGGAAACACTCGGACTTTAGGTCAGCCAAGATAAGGTCAAAATTCCCATCCACGGATGCCAAATCTCCCTTGCAATCGGACAATCTGGCCTCCTCGCCTGTAAGGACGAAGGGGTTTCACCCTGGAGGGCCTGAACCACAGCCATCCCACCATCGACGGTCGCCAGGGCCATATCCCTGCTGCAAATGCACTCAAAGGAGCCTAGGAAATCAGAGATTTTCGCCAAACGGGTCTGGAACTCCACGCGGAGCGCATCCTTGGCCTCCTCGACTCCACGGTTCGTCGACCCTTCACCACTTTCGATCTGACGCTGTAGTCGACATACCTCTGAGGACTTGGTCTTTCTGGCCCTTCTCTCCTTAAGCAAAGAACTCGCCGTCTTCCCAAGGTCCCTCTCGAGCTCCCCAATCTGAACCTCGAGCTTAGACACCTTCCCGGAATAAAAATCCTTGATAGCATTCAGCATGGCTTCAGATTCAGACCTCGAAACCGCATTCGCTGATCATCTCATCGATCAGCGACACAAACTGCGAGATGAGATAAAACAATTAGAGATGCGGAGCAAAACAGGGCTAAACAAGACCTCACGCTCTAAGAATAAAAAGCCAAAGTGAAGAACGAACCTTTCCGTGGAATCCTGACGCCAGATTCAATCCTTCCTATTGCGAAGATTCCCCGTCGTTGCCCCTGACGCATTTTCTCTTCCGGCCCTTTGGTTGAACAACTGGAGTAGCGCTAGGAGCACGCAATGCCAGGACGATCTCCTTCCTAGCTGGAGGAGGCATCGACTCAGTGGCCTTTTCGTTGCCCTCAATGATAATTGGAGTCGTAGACGATCCAGAAGGTTGCGCCAAAGCGTCTGGCACGAACGGAATGCCCGTTTCGACTTGCGCTCCCGTACCTTGCGGGACCTGAACCTCGGGTTCGTGAGTCGGAGCGACGACCAGAACGGAAGAGGACGGTAGCTCGGCATCGGCGTGGGCCGTTTCCTTCTCAGCCTTACGACGAGCCATCTTCTCTCGGAAAGAGAGGAAGCCGGCGACACAGGCCGGAGCGTTGTTAGAAGGGATTGACTCTGGCGCCTGGGAGGAGGCCTCAGCCATCTCAGCATCAGAACTCTTCTTGTCGTTTTGGGAGGAAGACATCTTGAGAGCTGAAAGTGGGAAAAGAAGCTAGAGAGAGTTTGGAAAGAAAGAAATGTGCGAAGGGAATGAAGGATGGGAGCTCACTACTTATAGAGGTAGGAGTTTAAGATTTTGATTTATATTTATATATATATTTCTTCATCAACATTTTTCCGCGGAATTTTTGGATACAAACTTCGTCCAATACACCTATCTTGCCAAACCGCACGCTAGAATCTTGTCGCAATCCACGAATCTAACGGGCTGGATGGCTAACTGTTGGGGTCAAAAACGGACACGACGAAGTTAACATCCAAATATCCGTAAAAATTAACATGAACAATTTTACGAAAAGAATTCTTCGTAAAGATTACTTTTACCAAAAGTCTTGCGGTGAAATGTTGCGTTAATCTTGGTTCTTTCATCGAAACTAAAGAACATGCTCCCGAAACGTCGGAAAAAGATGCAAACAAGGTCGCCGCGTAACGACCGACCCACGTACAAGCCGGTCGCTACGTAGCGACCGACCCGAGAACGATTCGGTCGCTATGTAGCGACCGATCCGTAATGAGTCGGTCGCTACGTAGCGACCGTCCAAGTCATTCGTTTGGTCACTACGTAGCGACCGATCCATCGCGGACCCGGTCGCTACTGTCTCGGACATCGATCAATGGGTACGACCCTAATCCATGCATTCTCGTATGTTCCTCAATGCTAGCTCCCATGTACCGCAGTCTTATCATTTCTCACTCCTGTCGATTGGAGTTATCATATAAACTTTACGATAAAAATTGCGGAAAGTTCATTCTTATCGATAAAAATCGTGATAAACGTTTCGAATCGAAAGACGGCCCAAATAGGTCTAAAACGCGACTAAAAACCCACTTACTATTTTTAAGGAAAAGCCCATAGATACTATGGCGGTTTATACTTGGTCCGCAAGAAAGGGTAAATGTCAAAATACCGTAGATAAATGTTAAGTTTCCGCGGATAATCATGAAGATCGGAAAAAATGGAATATCTCCATTTTCGAGTTATGACGGCTTAAGGGCAGGAAGGAAAAATCTCAAACCGACCTTGGAGAGAGTATATAAGGAGTCCTAGGCGAGAGGCACAAAGAGAGAACTTTTTAAGAGCAAACTTAGTACTTAGAGCATTTAGGCAACTTTCCGTTTTTGTTATTTCGAGCTGCGACTCAACTTGGTTTTACAGTTTTAGGTTGTTAGAACTAGGAATCTCGCCGACAGCTCTCTTAGCCGAGGCTTCTACCTTGTTGTAACGCTCATACGCGAATTCAGGATAAGACACCTTTTGCTCTTTTTTACGATTTCTTATTTTTCTCGTCTTTATTTCGTGCTCTGATTGTTTGGCGTATGGTTTAGCAGATATCCGGGACCTCTGGGAAATTAGGGTTCCTAACTTTCCTAATTTAAACGGAAATCGACAGTGTGAATTTCGGTTCCCACAACCACCCTACCCTATTTATCTGGAGAGAAAATCGAGAAGGATATTGATTACTTTGGTGCACTAGAAACAGTCAGCAAAGGGAGTAATTGGCTACTCCTGCAAATATGGCTGATGGTTACATGACACAACATAATTGGCACAAGAAGAGTATATTTTGGGAACTTTCATACCGGAAGGATCTACTTCTGTGGCACAATCTTGATGTCATGTATATAGAGAAAAACTTCTTTGACAACATCATCAACATTATTGAACGACCCCGAGAAGACAAAAGATAACAAGAACTCAAGGTTGGATTTGCCTCCATTATGTTCTAGGAGTTAGCTGCATATTAAAAACGATGGGAAAATTTCGGTTCCCATTTTCAGATTTTCAGCAGAAGCAAAAGTGGTGTTGTTCAAGTGGGTGGCATCGGATGTGAAGTTTTCTGATTAAATCTATCAAGATGTGTTGAGCAGAGACAAAAAAAAATTCAGGGATAAAGAGTCATGACTGTCATGTGTTTATGCAACAACTTCTACCATTTGCATTGCAGAGTTTCTTACAAAAAAAATGTTCAAGAAGCACTTGTAGGTAACAAACTTACTTCTTAATGTAGAACATATATACACATCGGATTTTGTTAAAACATTTATCTTATTAATTTCATATGTACATTAATATTATTTACAGGTATTGGAGCATTTCTTAGAGATCTTAGCTCACATACCATAACTAAAGATGTCATCAGGCAACTTGATGAGAATATCCCCATCTTAATGTGCAATTTGGAGAAAAAAATTCCTCCATAATTGTATGACATCATGGAACATCTAGTTGTCTACCTCCTGTATGAGGCATTGCTTCGTGGACCTGTTCATAATGGATGGATGTATCTTTACGCGCGATCCATGAAACATTCGAAAGAAAAAGTAAAAAATCATGCAAGGGTGGAAGGTTAAATAGTTGCTGGGAGTTTGAATGAGGAAACATTTCACTTCACGTCGTACTACTTTGGGTCACAAGTCCAGACATGAAAAAGGGCTCTGAACAGATATGATGATGGTGATGTTATGCCGACATATGTTGTGGAAGATGTTCGAGACATATTCTGTCAGATTGGACGTCTAGGTGGGAAACTAAAAGAAGTTTGGTGGTCGAGTACAGAATACACTCACAGTGCTCACACATATATACTCCTTAAATGCGAAAAGATGCAGTCATTTGAGAGGTAATTTAAATTACTTCCGCTATGAAATTTTACCTTGTATATAATTATTGCAATATTGTACTTAATTAATAAGGATCATTTGCAAAACAGCAATTTCGTTTCCTAAGTTGAAGAAACTATACCAGGAATATCAATGAATGATGTCAACAAAAGGAAAGACCAACACTTCGTGAAGTGGTTAAAAACACAAGTATAAATCACATTAATATAATTAATTATGTTAGTTATTTTATTATAATATTACATATTATAGAATTTATATATAAATTACAGGTTGGTTATGATGATCCATTCTATAGTTCATGGGTTCATGAATTGATACAAAGTATAGTCGCTAAGGTCACCATAGCACCTATGTATTTCACACGAGGTTACACTTTTCACACTTACGAGTATGGAAGTCGCCGAGCAACAGTGAACTATGGAATATGTGTGAAAGGTGAAACACATTTTATGGTATCTTACAAGAGATCATCGAAGTGAAATTCTTTGGTTTAGTGAAGATGAAATGCGTCATCTTCAAATGTGACTGGTTCGACCCCACCGTCAATAGAAGTGTTTGGTATAGTAAGTTTGGTGTTGTGGATATCAATGTTACACGGAGGTACAACAAATTTAAACCCTACCTATTGGCATCTCAATCAAACCAAGTTTGTTTTATTTCATATCTGAGGATCAGACAATCAGGAATATCTTGGTTAGACACTATAAAAGTTACACCTCGGGACCGAGTATTGAGTGATGAACAACCGCCTTTATAGGAAGATGTCTTAAATGAAGTGGAAGTACCTGAACAAGCTACAAATGTTGATCCACAAAATACAGAATATGAAGATCTTCCAGGCGATATAGCGGACGAAGCCAACGAAGATGAATTTGAAGAAAGTGATGTAACGGATGATGGTTCTGATGATGAGTTAATTTAATTATGCTACAACTTAATTTGAGTTTCATTTATTGTATTGCATTATCTTTTTCATTATCTTGCTCAAGTATGAACTTAATGTTAAAAAAAATCTACGTAAAAACAAGTTATGAGACTTTTTAGTTTGGGGTTAAGTTGTGTATAACTTATGATGTTATGAGACTTTGGGGTTTGGGGTTTCGGTTTTAAGGTATAAACACGAATTGTCCCTACTTCGTCGTAACACATTAACGCGGGTCGTCCCTAATTCGTCGTAATGGATATTTGACCCTATGCCGTCGTAAATTACTTCGAAGTTACGACGACTACTAAGATTCGAACCTAAATGGTCGTAATTGGTAGTTGTTAATTCGTTTCAAAATTTACTATAAAAATGTACCACTCTCATTCTAAAAATGCACAAGGAAAAACTCTAAAGGAAATTTCTAAATTTCTAAAAACTCTTGGAAGGTGAGACATCAATTCCAAATCTTCTAAAACAACCCCAATCAAATCATTGTAGCTGGTATCTTCATGAATCATACTAAGAGAAGATCCCATTTCATCATCGACTATGAAATCCCAGTGAATTCCATTTATTAGTTTTCATTCTCCACGTATAGAACACAATTCGATCGTCATAACCTGATTATAAGAACATGGGGATTAGAGAAGGAATGATCAACAAGATATATCAAAAAAAAATACATAACACTATGTTCCTCATCGATAAAAATATATAAGGTTTTATAAATTTGAGATTTGAAAACTTCATGAGAAAAACTTCGTCTCCTTCCCAAAAACCGATCGATTTTGAGAAACCAAGCAAAAATTACAGAAAATAGACGAAAATCACTATCTATTATCCTTTGACCTTTGTTACGCGTTCGTGAAGAGAGATTGTTCTGTTCGTTTGAGCTTGTAGTCTTCGCCAAATCTCGTCGGACGTCAACGTCGTCGGAATCGTCAAATCTCGCCGGGGAAATCGCCGGAGTCGTCGAATCTCGCCGGAATCGTCAAATCTCTCGTTGGAGTCGTCGATCAATTTGGGGATTTTAAAAATTCTTGTTGGAGAAGACATATGTTTATGTTTGATTAGATAAGGGTATAATGATACTTTATCCATTAAAATTTTAATGGTAAAGTTGGTTAGTGTAAAGTTGAAAAGTGGTATTAGTGGCAATTACCCATATTTATAATTAAAATATTATAATAACTCGACATCATATAATTTCTAAAATGAATATTAAAATAAATAGTTAGAATAATTGTGAAAATTTTATGAAAATAAATGCGATTTTTATTAAAATTAATTAAACATTTTAAAGTACATTTTTTTATTATAAGTTTTTGTATTGATAAAAATCATGTGTTTTCTTCATTTTATCGTAAAAAGACATACCAAAGCGTAATGCAAACTTCAGTTCTAACCTAAGATACTTCAAATAGATTTATAGGTGTTCAATCTGTGGCTAATATTTTTACGTACAAAAAAAAAGTTAAGCCGAGTACTAAATATACATACCCACACACTTAAGACCGAGAGATTATTAAAAAAATATATAAAAAAACTCACATACACCTCAAACATAATTCCTACGACCTCTAATATTATTTTAGATCATAAACGTCAAAATATACTGCTCTTGCAAAAACGAACATAAAATACACAATAAAAATATATAATTATATATTTATATAGATTACATGTAACCCAAATCCCGCGCATAGCGTGGACCGACCCTAGTTCTAACTAAAATCTATATGTATACACAGGAAGAGAAAAAGAAGGATTGTAAACCAAGGTCACAAAAATACAAAATAATTACTCAAACACTTTAATGCAGAAAAGATCCAAAAAAAAAAGAAAAAATAAATTAAAGATGCGCATCCAGGGAACCCTGGTCAGTACCCTGGGAGGGTACTATGATACCACTAAACCAGATGCGCTTTTGAAATTAACCCACCATTTATATGTATATATATATATATATATCTTATATGAATCACACGTATAGAACTAAACATAAGCCATGTTCGCGATAAAATATTGTTCGTTAATTAAGGAATAGCAGAGAAAAATCCTTTGGTCTGATAACAAACTTTACAGGAATTGATTATAGAAACCTCATAACTCTCTTCTGAGTCCTCCTATATTCCCCTTGAACACTTAACATACTTATTTTGTTCATACATTCTTTTGTGTCAACTCTCAAATCCTTACACATACCAAATCCCAAAAACCTTTTGTCTCATCATCTCTTCTTATCTGCAACCCAAGACGAGTCTTCCTTCTTCGTTAATAGTCTCGTTCCTACAAATCTTCTGAAGGTCTATGTAACCAATGATGGTGTCCTCAAAGACCACATCCTCCAGGTTTGCCTCGTCGAATGTCGAACCTGACAACACCGTGTTCTTGAACACAGCTCCTTTTAGATCCGACTTCCCGAAGTTCACCCGGTCGATGACAGCATTCGAGAAATTCACCCCTGTAACATCAAAACCTACTTATACCATTTCGATTCCTATATATATAAATAAAGATTGTTGTTGGGTTACTTACCCTTGAAGCTTGCTCCAACGGCGTAAGCTTTTGACATAACGACTTCAGTCATGTCAGCACCATCAAACTTGGCGCCTGACATCAAGGCTGCAGAGAGAGTCTTGCCTTTGAGATTGGACTGATCGTTTGTGTAGTCGCAGAACCTGAGATCGAGTGGCTTGTCATAGACCCCGTTTGCTTGACCTATCGTGTTACCAACAAAAGCTTGTTCACACCGTGTTGGATCTGTTGAAAGCGGAGGAAGTCTCTGAAACAAACAAAAAAGAACATCATTCAGTTCTTGAAATCTTGAAACAGTTCTTAAGCAATTCGTAAGAGGAGAGAGAAAGCATAATGTCGCAGACCTGGTTAGCAGCAATGACGGGAGAAGCTAATGTAAGAGTGAAAGCGGAAAGAGCGGCGCAAGCGAGACATCCAAGCTCCTTAACAGGAAACAAACTCTTCTTGATTCCTCGAACATCAGCGTCTCCGTTTTCTCTAGCTGAATGCAAACCACACAAATAAAACATCATTATTTTTTAAACTGGAACAAATCACAACTACTCTGTGAAAGACTATGAGTATGTATCAGAGAATAATAATAAAAAAACTGTGGGAATTACCGGAGCAATGAACAAGAGCTACAAAAGATCTCTGCTCCGTGGAACGGCGGAATCTACTGGAGAAATTGGGGGTAGAGAGATGATGATTCCTGGAGAACTGGACAGGAAGCGAAGCCATGAATGATATGAGTGTTTTGAGTTTTTCTTCTGCCATCGGACAACGGACAACCGTTGAGTTATCTATCTCAAATTCGTTTTGGATCATGCCTATGACGTGGCATCACAGCTCAGATCATACACTTATCAACCTTTTACGCGTCCACCCCTTTTTATCGGGCCGATGAAAATATGATCCAGTTTAATATAAATAAGCCCAATAAAAAATTTTGAATTCTTCTTATTATCAACCTTTTATGCGTCCACCCCGTAACAGTAAGTTACATATTAATTTTATATTACTTTATTATTGAATAAATAAATTCATATTGTTATTGTAAACTCTTATTTTCTATGTTTTGTTATTGTTTCTACATTTTTATCAGTAAAAAATGTATTAAATCGTATGCTATATAATAATTTTATTTTTTTATATTTGATTTTGCTTAAATTTTATATTTTGTTGACATAAAAAGTTATATAGTTAAATCCCATCATGATACCGTACTTAAAACAATTACGGTAAATATCCAATGAGATAACTGGGCACTTGTGGTCTGAAGATAAATGACTCACAGCTATGAGTTCCGTCTTCTAGATTCGGATCATGGTCACCGTCGATTAAAATAGAGTGAAAAAATAGTTTTCCTAGATGTCTTCGGTGAACTCCCCGATTTTGTTTCGGTGGACGATCATTGTACGATAGTCGAATCTCTTTCGAAGGCATCCGGATACCATGGTCATCAAAAAAAAATTATCCAACGAATATATAACCATTGAAAAGCACTAGACGTATAATTAATTTAGTAATGTTTCTCTATTTATACAATTATTAAATTCTTGGTTTAGGAGATACAAAAGATTGAAATCAATAAAAAAGTTTTTTTTTTTGTACTAACAGATCATTATTTACACAAAATTACAAATACAAATTTTCGGAGCCTCTCTCTGAGATAGAGGGAGCTAACAATCAGTTGATTTTTCCTCTAATCAGACATAAATCCAAATATTCAAATCTACTAAATAAGCTGACAAATTCACCTACACGTTAGAATCAAATTATACAAACAAAACCTTTCACTACCGTTAAAACCTTCTTCTTTTTTCTTTTTCTTTTACTGATATGAAAGATCTTCCATGGAGGATCTTTTCGCTGGAAGTAACATCTCTTCAACCACTCCTTTCCATGATCTCTTGCCTCTTCTTCTTTGGGGACCCCACACTCGCCTGTCAATATTTGTCAGACAAGTCCGTACACTTATTAAGACCCATTTTCCAACCGCCACTTACTGCCAAAGAAAGAAACATCTGTTCCTTATCATCCCCTCCGTCTACATCAAATCTCTCACTGACCCTTCTTGATAGATTTCTCTACATCATCTTGACTAGTGAGTGAAAAATAGCATTTTGAGTCTCCTTTTGACTATTGAACAATAGCACAAATCTGAGGATAGATCTGGTTTGTGCTTTGGGACCCCACCATAGACCTGCCAGAACCATGTGCTAGTGCCTAGCAAGAAAGGAACAATGGCATCTGATTTTGTTTTTCCAAACTTAGGAAAAAAAAACAAACCAGTATTCTTCTTCAAGTTACAGTCACAGGCAAGCCGTAGTTCTGAAACGTTTTGATCCTTCCGTCCCAACCACCTGTTACAATGACCATACCCCATGCCAGAGAGCTAGTTGATCTCTGGTATGATGACTTAAGAAACTTGTAATGAGATGCAGTCATTGAAGAGAGAGGATTGTTAGCAGGTAAGTTTTCCTCTGGCCATGTTGCGCTTCCTTTGGGAACTGATCCAGGGACGTATCCTTCGTTGAGAGATAAGCAAGGGGGTGAAGCAAACGGGAGAGACGTGTTGTAATCTGAGAATCCACTCCAGGTAGCTGCTACCGATGCATTGGTGGAGAAACGTTCAAAAGATTTAATCTTCTTGGTTTGGGAAGAAGAAGATGAATCTAATTCCTCTCCATTGCTCC
It encodes:
- the LOC106313560 gene encoding thylakoid lumenal 17.4 kDa protein, chloroplastic yields the protein MIQNEFEIDNSTVVRCPMAEEKLKTLISFMASLPVQFSRNHHLSTPNFSSRFRRSTEQRSFVALVHCSARENGDADVRGIKKSLFPVKELGCLACAALSAFTLTLASPVIAANQRLPPLSTDPTRCEQAFVGNTIGQANGVYDKPLDLRFCDYTNDQSNLKGKTLSAALMSGAKFDGADMTEVVMSKAYAVGASFKGVNFSNAVIDRVNFGKSDLKGAVFKNTVLSGSTFDEANLEDVVFEDTIIGYIDLQKICRNETINEEGRLVLGCR